Proteins encoded together in one Drosophila albomicans strain 15112-1751.03 chromosome 2R, ASM965048v2, whole genome shotgun sequence window:
- the LOC117576881 gene encoding uncharacterized protein LOC117576881 isoform X3 produces the protein MFKSHLEMIGRNESPSKKAKFWQSYIRSLKGSEDIRAHEAPKPSRPYSSYLDSPTYRSIYDEPSTANERVQSSGYRYLPVSRDTYGYSPRAIYDHHYSRTKKAWNDHLKRMQEIERRYPSRYGLYLKDKPLTPNSLVPLEYEPEDKLLAELNKARRSASPFRPARTTRAGSEPYVPPPSYWNRDSSVPRGPSVFDRATSLAPFTRPVFRASSLEPLDELFESKLPTIAEAEGAGAADAAAPARPSIFERAGSPSPTPVKAGRWGPRPTEVAYDAEGLPIFHPRNRFRDLLSPSPNLPISSIVRDPFWWDVDDLVPFRATSVPRASSPVARDSYLSPVKNRYLWSKHPARPLTPEAEDYF, from the exons ATGTTCAAGAGTCATTTGGAAATGATTGGGCGCAATGAGAGCCCCAGCAAGAAGGCCAAGTTCTGGCAATCCTACATCAGATCCCTGAAGG GCTCCGAGGATATCCGTGCCCATGAAGCACCAAAACCCTCTCGCCCATACAGCTCGTACCTGGATTCGCCCACATACAGGAGCATCTACGATGAGCCCTCCACCGCCAACGAGCGTGTGCAATCTTCTGGCTACAGATACTTGCCAGTGAGCCGTGACACCTACGGCTACTCGCCACGTGCCATCTACGATCATCATTACAGCAGAACAA AGAAGGCCTGGAATGATCATTTGAAGCGCATGCAAGAGATTGAGCGCAG ATACCCATCTCGCTATGGTCTCTACTTGAAGGACAAGCCACTCACACCTAACTCCCTGGTGCCTTTGGAATACGAGCCAGAGGACAAGCTGTTGGCTGAACTCAACAAGG CACGCCGCTCGGCCTCGCCGTTCCGCCCCGCCCGCACCACTCGCGCTGGCAGCGAGCCTTATGTGCCACCACCATCGTACTGGAATCGCGATAGCAGCGTGCCACGTGGACCATCTGTGTTCGATCGTGCCACCAGCCTGGCTCCATTCACGCGACCAGTCTTCCGTGCCAGCTCGCTGGAACCTTTGGATGAACTCTTTGAAAGTAAGTTGCCCACAATCGCTGAGGCGGAGGGAGCCGGTGCAGCCGATGCTGCCGCTCCTGCCAGGCCAAGCATTTTTGAGCGCGCCGGCTCGCCTAGTCCCACTCCTGTTAAAGCCGGTCGCTGGGGACCTCGTCCCACTGAAGTCGCCTACGATGCTGAGG GACTTCCAATCTTCCATCCACGCAACCGCTTCAGGGATCTGTTGAGCCCCAGCCCCAACTTGCCCATCTCGTCGATTGTGCGCGATCCCTTCTGGTGGGATGTGGATGATCTGGTGCCCTTCCGTGCCACCTCGGTGCCCCGTGCCTCGAGCCCCGTGGCCCGTGATTCGTATTTGTCGCCGGTGAAGAATCGTTATCTGTGGTCCAAGCATCCAGCCAGACCCTTGACAC CTGAGGCAGAGGATTATTTCTAA
- the LOC117576881 gene encoding uncharacterized protein LOC117576881 isoform X1, whose translation MFKSHLEMIGRNESPSKKAKFWQSYIRSLKGSEDIRAHEAPKPSRPYSSYLDSPTYRSIYDEPSTANERVQSSGYRYLPVSRDTYGYSPRAIYDHHYSRTIPANYDAEKAWNDHLKRMQEIERRYPSRYGLYLKDKPLTPNSLVPLEYEPEDKLLAELNKARRSASPFRPARTTRAGSEPYVPPPSYWNRDSSVPRGPSVFDRATSLAPFTRPVFRASSLEPLDELFESKLPTIAEAEGAGAADAAAPARPSIFERAGSPSPTPVKAGRWGPRPTEVAYDAEGLPIFHPRNRFRDLLSPSPNLPISSIVRDPFWWDVDDLVPFRATSVPRASSPVARDSYLSPVKNRYLWSKHPARPLTPEAEDYF comes from the exons ATGTTCAAGAGTCATTTGGAAATGATTGGGCGCAATGAGAGCCCCAGCAAGAAGGCCAAGTTCTGGCAATCCTACATCAGATCCCTGAAGG GCTCCGAGGATATCCGTGCCCATGAAGCACCAAAACCCTCTCGCCCATACAGCTCGTACCTGGATTCGCCCACATACAGGAGCATCTACGATGAGCCCTCCACCGCCAACGAGCGTGTGCAATCTTCTGGCTACAGATACTTGCCAGTGAGCCGTGACACCTACGGCTACTCGCCACGTGCCATCTACGATCATCATTACAGCAGAACAA TTCCAGCTAATTACGATGCAGAGAAGGCCTGGAATGATCATTTGAAGCGCATGCAAGAGATTGAGCGCAG ATACCCATCTCGCTATGGTCTCTACTTGAAGGACAAGCCACTCACACCTAACTCCCTGGTGCCTTTGGAATACGAGCCAGAGGACAAGCTGTTGGCTGAACTCAACAAGG CACGCCGCTCGGCCTCGCCGTTCCGCCCCGCCCGCACCACTCGCGCTGGCAGCGAGCCTTATGTGCCACCACCATCGTACTGGAATCGCGATAGCAGCGTGCCACGTGGACCATCTGTGTTCGATCGTGCCACCAGCCTGGCTCCATTCACGCGACCAGTCTTCCGTGCCAGCTCGCTGGAACCTTTGGATGAACTCTTTGAAAGTAAGTTGCCCACAATCGCTGAGGCGGAGGGAGCCGGTGCAGCCGATGCTGCCGCTCCTGCCAGGCCAAGCATTTTTGAGCGCGCCGGCTCGCCTAGTCCCACTCCTGTTAAAGCCGGTCGCTGGGGACCTCGTCCCACTGAAGTCGCCTACGATGCTGAGG GACTTCCAATCTTCCATCCACGCAACCGCTTCAGGGATCTGTTGAGCCCCAGCCCCAACTTGCCCATCTCGTCGATTGTGCGCGATCCCTTCTGGTGGGATGTGGATGATCTGGTGCCCTTCCGTGCCACCTCGGTGCCCCGTGCCTCGAGCCCCGTGGCCCGTGATTCGTATTTGTCGCCGGTGAAGAATCGTTATCTGTGGTCCAAGCATCCAGCCAGACCCTTGACAC CTGAGGCAGAGGATTATTTCTAA
- the LOC117576881 gene encoding uncharacterized protein LOC117576881 isoform X7 — translation MFKSHLEMIGRNESPSKKAKFWQSYIRSLKGSEDIRAHEAPKPSRPYSSYLDSPTYRSIYDEPSTANERVQSSGYRYLPVSRDTYGYSPRAIYDHHYSRTIPANYDAEKAWNDHLKRMQEIERRYPSRYGLYLKDKPLTPNSLVPLEYEPEDKLLAELNKAIRV, via the exons ATGTTCAAGAGTCATTTGGAAATGATTGGGCGCAATGAGAGCCCCAGCAAGAAGGCCAAGTTCTGGCAATCCTACATCAGATCCCTGAAGG GCTCCGAGGATATCCGTGCCCATGAAGCACCAAAACCCTCTCGCCCATACAGCTCGTACCTGGATTCGCCCACATACAGGAGCATCTACGATGAGCCCTCCACCGCCAACGAGCGTGTGCAATCTTCTGGCTACAGATACTTGCCAGTGAGCCGTGACACCTACGGCTACTCGCCACGTGCCATCTACGATCATCATTACAGCAGAACAA TTCCAGCTAATTACGATGCAGAGAAGGCCTGGAATGATCATTTGAAGCGCATGCAAGAGATTGAGCGCAG ATACCCATCTCGCTATGGTCTCTACTTGAAGGACAAGCCACTCACACCTAACTCCCTGGTGCCTTTGGAATACGAGCCAGAGGACAAGCTGTTGGCTGAACTCAACAAGG CTATTAGAGTTTGA
- the LOC117576881 gene encoding uncharacterized protein LOC117576881 isoform X2, giving the protein MFKSHLEMIGRNESPSKKAKFWQSYIRSLKGSEDIRAHEAPKPSRPYSSYLDSPTYRSIYDEPSTANERVQSSGYRYLPVSRDTYGYSPRAIYDHHYSRTIPANYDAEKAWNDHLKRMQEIERRYPSRYGLYLKDKPLTPNSLVPLEYEPEDKLLAELNKARRSASPFRPARTTRAGSEPYVPPPSYWNRDSSVPRGPSVFDRATSLAPFTRPVFRASSLEPLDELFESKLPTIAEAEGAGAADAAAPARPSIFERAGSPSPTPVKAGRWGPRPTEVAYDAEGLPIFHPRNRFRDLLSPSPNLPISSIVRDPFWWDVDDLVPFRATSVPRASSPVARDSYLSPVKNRYLWSKHPARPLTPHRSIL; this is encoded by the exons ATGTTCAAGAGTCATTTGGAAATGATTGGGCGCAATGAGAGCCCCAGCAAGAAGGCCAAGTTCTGGCAATCCTACATCAGATCCCTGAAGG GCTCCGAGGATATCCGTGCCCATGAAGCACCAAAACCCTCTCGCCCATACAGCTCGTACCTGGATTCGCCCACATACAGGAGCATCTACGATGAGCCCTCCACCGCCAACGAGCGTGTGCAATCTTCTGGCTACAGATACTTGCCAGTGAGCCGTGACACCTACGGCTACTCGCCACGTGCCATCTACGATCATCATTACAGCAGAACAA TTCCAGCTAATTACGATGCAGAGAAGGCCTGGAATGATCATTTGAAGCGCATGCAAGAGATTGAGCGCAG ATACCCATCTCGCTATGGTCTCTACTTGAAGGACAAGCCACTCACACCTAACTCCCTGGTGCCTTTGGAATACGAGCCAGAGGACAAGCTGTTGGCTGAACTCAACAAGG CACGCCGCTCGGCCTCGCCGTTCCGCCCCGCCCGCACCACTCGCGCTGGCAGCGAGCCTTATGTGCCACCACCATCGTACTGGAATCGCGATAGCAGCGTGCCACGTGGACCATCTGTGTTCGATCGTGCCACCAGCCTGGCTCCATTCACGCGACCAGTCTTCCGTGCCAGCTCGCTGGAACCTTTGGATGAACTCTTTGAAAGTAAGTTGCCCACAATCGCTGAGGCGGAGGGAGCCGGTGCAGCCGATGCTGCCGCTCCTGCCAGGCCAAGCATTTTTGAGCGCGCCGGCTCGCCTAGTCCCACTCCTGTTAAAGCCGGTCGCTGGGGACCTCGTCCCACTGAAGTCGCCTACGATGCTGAGG GACTTCCAATCTTCCATCCACGCAACCGCTTCAGGGATCTGTTGAGCCCCAGCCCCAACTTGCCCATCTCGTCGATTGTGCGCGATCCCTTCTGGTGGGATGTGGATGATCTGGTGCCCTTCCGTGCCACCTCGGTGCCCCGTGCCTCGAGCCCCGTGGCCCGTGATTCGTATTTGTCGCCGGTGAAGAATCGTTATCTGTGGTCCAAGCATCCAGCCAGACCCTTGACAC CTCACCGCTCAATTTTGTAA
- the LOC117576881 gene encoding uncharacterized protein LOC117576881 isoform X4 — MFKSHLEMIGRNESPSKKAKFWQSYIRSLKGSEDIRAHEAPKPSRPYSSYLDSPTYRSIYDEPSTANERVQSSGYRYLPVSRDTYGYSPRAIYDHHYSRTIPANYDAEKAWNDHLKRMQEIERRYPSRYGLYLKDKPLTPNSLVPLEYEPEDKLLAELNKARRSASPFRPARTTRAGSEPYVPPPSYWNRDSSVPRGPSVFDRATSLAPFTRPVFRASSLEPLDELFERLPIFHPRNRFRDLLSPSPNLPISSIVRDPFWWDVDDLVPFRATSVPRASSPVARDSYLSPVKNRYLWSKHPARPLTPEAEDYF; from the exons ATGTTCAAGAGTCATTTGGAAATGATTGGGCGCAATGAGAGCCCCAGCAAGAAGGCCAAGTTCTGGCAATCCTACATCAGATCCCTGAAGG GCTCCGAGGATATCCGTGCCCATGAAGCACCAAAACCCTCTCGCCCATACAGCTCGTACCTGGATTCGCCCACATACAGGAGCATCTACGATGAGCCCTCCACCGCCAACGAGCGTGTGCAATCTTCTGGCTACAGATACTTGCCAGTGAGCCGTGACACCTACGGCTACTCGCCACGTGCCATCTACGATCATCATTACAGCAGAACAA TTCCAGCTAATTACGATGCAGAGAAGGCCTGGAATGATCATTTGAAGCGCATGCAAGAGATTGAGCGCAG ATACCCATCTCGCTATGGTCTCTACTTGAAGGACAAGCCACTCACACCTAACTCCCTGGTGCCTTTGGAATACGAGCCAGAGGACAAGCTGTTGGCTGAACTCAACAAGG CACGCCGCTCGGCCTCGCCGTTCCGCCCCGCCCGCACCACTCGCGCTGGCAGCGAGCCTTATGTGCCACCACCATCGTACTGGAATCGCGATAGCAGCGTGCCACGTGGACCATCTGTGTTCGATCGTGCCACCAGCCTGGCTCCATTCACGCGACCAGTCTTCCGTGCCAGCTCGCTGGAACCTTTGGATGAACTCTTTGAAA GACTTCCAATCTTCCATCCACGCAACCGCTTCAGGGATCTGTTGAGCCCCAGCCCCAACTTGCCCATCTCGTCGATTGTGCGCGATCCCTTCTGGTGGGATGTGGATGATCTGGTGCCCTTCCGTGCCACCTCGGTGCCCCGTGCCTCGAGCCCCGTGGCCCGTGATTCGTATTTGTCGCCGGTGAAGAATCGTTATCTGTGGTCCAAGCATCCAGCCAGACCCTTGACAC CTGAGGCAGAGGATTATTTCTAA
- the LOC117576881 gene encoding uncharacterized protein LOC117576881 isoform X5, giving the protein MFKSHLEMIGRNESPSKKAKFWQSYIRSLKGSEDIRAHEAPKPSRPYSSYLDSPTYRSIYDEPSTANERVQSSGYRYLPVSRDTYGYSPRAIYDHHYSRTIPANYDAEKAWNDHLKRMQEIERRYPSRYGLYLKDKPLTPNSLVPLEYEPEDKLLAELNKARRSASPFRPARTTRAGSEPYVPPPSYWNRDSSVPRGPSVFDRATSLAPFTRPVFRASSLEPLDELFERLPIFHPRNRFRDLLSPSPNLPISSIVRDPFWWDVDDLVPFRATSVPRASSPVARDSYLSPVKNRYLWSKHPARPLTPHRSIL; this is encoded by the exons ATGTTCAAGAGTCATTTGGAAATGATTGGGCGCAATGAGAGCCCCAGCAAGAAGGCCAAGTTCTGGCAATCCTACATCAGATCCCTGAAGG GCTCCGAGGATATCCGTGCCCATGAAGCACCAAAACCCTCTCGCCCATACAGCTCGTACCTGGATTCGCCCACATACAGGAGCATCTACGATGAGCCCTCCACCGCCAACGAGCGTGTGCAATCTTCTGGCTACAGATACTTGCCAGTGAGCCGTGACACCTACGGCTACTCGCCACGTGCCATCTACGATCATCATTACAGCAGAACAA TTCCAGCTAATTACGATGCAGAGAAGGCCTGGAATGATCATTTGAAGCGCATGCAAGAGATTGAGCGCAG ATACCCATCTCGCTATGGTCTCTACTTGAAGGACAAGCCACTCACACCTAACTCCCTGGTGCCTTTGGAATACGAGCCAGAGGACAAGCTGTTGGCTGAACTCAACAAGG CACGCCGCTCGGCCTCGCCGTTCCGCCCCGCCCGCACCACTCGCGCTGGCAGCGAGCCTTATGTGCCACCACCATCGTACTGGAATCGCGATAGCAGCGTGCCACGTGGACCATCTGTGTTCGATCGTGCCACCAGCCTGGCTCCATTCACGCGACCAGTCTTCCGTGCCAGCTCGCTGGAACCTTTGGATGAACTCTTTGAAA GACTTCCAATCTTCCATCCACGCAACCGCTTCAGGGATCTGTTGAGCCCCAGCCCCAACTTGCCCATCTCGTCGATTGTGCGCGATCCCTTCTGGTGGGATGTGGATGATCTGGTGCCCTTCCGTGCCACCTCGGTGCCCCGTGCCTCGAGCCCCGTGGCCCGTGATTCGTATTTGTCGCCGGTGAAGAATCGTTATCTGTGGTCCAAGCATCCAGCCAGACCCTTGACAC CTCACCGCTCAATTTTGTAA
- the LOC117576881 gene encoding uncharacterized protein LOC117576881 isoform X6, which translates to MFKSHLEMIGRNESPSKKAKFWQSYIRSLKGSEDIRAHEAPKPSRPYSSYLDSPTYRSIYDEPSTANERVQSSGYRYLPVSRDTYGYSPRAIYDHHYSRTIPANYDAEKAWNDHLKRMQEIERRYPSRYGLYLKDKPLTPNSLVPLEYEPEDKLLAELNKARRSASPFRPARTTRAGSEPYVPPPSYWNRDSSVPRGPSVFDRATSLAPFTRPVFRASSLEPLDELFEI; encoded by the exons ATGTTCAAGAGTCATTTGGAAATGATTGGGCGCAATGAGAGCCCCAGCAAGAAGGCCAAGTTCTGGCAATCCTACATCAGATCCCTGAAGG GCTCCGAGGATATCCGTGCCCATGAAGCACCAAAACCCTCTCGCCCATACAGCTCGTACCTGGATTCGCCCACATACAGGAGCATCTACGATGAGCCCTCCACCGCCAACGAGCGTGTGCAATCTTCTGGCTACAGATACTTGCCAGTGAGCCGTGACACCTACGGCTACTCGCCACGTGCCATCTACGATCATCATTACAGCAGAACAA TTCCAGCTAATTACGATGCAGAGAAGGCCTGGAATGATCATTTGAAGCGCATGCAAGAGATTGAGCGCAG ATACCCATCTCGCTATGGTCTCTACTTGAAGGACAAGCCACTCACACCTAACTCCCTGGTGCCTTTGGAATACGAGCCAGAGGACAAGCTGTTGGCTGAACTCAACAAGG CACGCCGCTCGGCCTCGCCGTTCCGCCCCGCCCGCACCACTCGCGCTGGCAGCGAGCCTTATGTGCCACCACCATCGTACTGGAATCGCGATAGCAGCGTGCCACGTGGACCATCTGTGTTCGATCGTGCCACCAGCCTGGCTCCATTCACGCGACCAGTCTTCCGTGCCAGCTCGCTGGAACCTTTGGATGAACTCTTTGAAA tttaa